The following proteins are co-located in the Microbacterium sp. SORGH_AS_0888 genome:
- a CDS encoding MFS transporter: MPQDDEQIVAAVIADAAPGPRARARTGPVPGEGIDPATLTSTVPVAGAARHRLVVSMLVANFFLFATYAGVIAILLPQQLAMLDEANKIANLAIVTGTSSLFTLFAQPIVGAFSDRTRSRLGRRSPWLLLGGLGGGVLTIVLQFAPGVFWITVVWVTAQMLLNAFQGPLSAIIADRIPRDGRATASAFAGAGTAIGGTIGVVVAGQLLAQLGVAYALLGAGVIVVTLLFVLVNRDRDSRALPIGPFRWGPFLRSFWVSPRRHPDYAWAFAGRFVMVLGYQGVQAYQFYILTDHLHLTPIDAGGVAGMLSLVSMVTLVIGTLVFGRLSDRLQRRKVFVFTASIVIALGVAIPLFVPTVPAMVVYSLIVGIGYGAYSAVDVALMVDVLPSQGDAGKDLGVLNVATNIPQALTPVVAATLLSLSGGNYAAIFGFAALMVLLSSVLVFPIRSVR; encoded by the coding sequence ATGCCACAGGACGATGAGCAGATCGTCGCGGCCGTGATCGCCGACGCGGCGCCAGGACCCCGCGCACGAGCGCGCACGGGCCCGGTGCCCGGAGAAGGGATCGACCCCGCGACCCTCACCAGCACGGTGCCCGTCGCGGGTGCCGCGCGTCACCGCCTCGTCGTCTCGATGCTCGTGGCGAACTTCTTCCTGTTCGCGACCTATGCGGGCGTCATCGCGATCCTCCTGCCGCAGCAGCTCGCCATGCTCGATGAGGCCAACAAGATCGCCAACCTCGCGATCGTCACCGGCACCTCGTCGCTGTTCACCCTCTTCGCGCAGCCCATCGTCGGCGCCTTCTCCGACCGGACGCGGTCCCGGCTCGGCCGCCGGTCGCCCTGGCTGCTGCTGGGCGGCCTCGGCGGCGGCGTGCTCACGATCGTGCTGCAGTTTGCGCCCGGGGTCTTCTGGATCACGGTCGTGTGGGTCACCGCCCAGATGCTGCTCAACGCGTTCCAGGGGCCGCTGTCCGCGATCATCGCCGACCGGATCCCGCGCGACGGCCGGGCCACCGCATCCGCGTTCGCCGGCGCAGGGACCGCGATCGGCGGAACGATCGGCGTCGTCGTGGCCGGTCAGCTGCTCGCTCAGCTCGGTGTCGCCTATGCCCTGCTGGGAGCCGGCGTCATCGTGGTGACGCTCCTGTTCGTGCTCGTCAATCGGGACCGCGACTCGCGCGCGCTCCCGATCGGCCCCTTCCGCTGGGGTCCCTTCCTCCGCAGCTTCTGGGTCAGCCCCCGCCGGCACCCCGACTACGCGTGGGCCTTCGCCGGCCGCTTCGTCATGGTGCTCGGGTACCAGGGCGTCCAGGCGTACCAGTTCTACATCCTGACCGACCACCTGCACCTCACCCCGATCGACGCCGGCGGAGTGGCGGGCATGCTCTCGCTCGTCTCCATGGTCACGCTCGTGATCGGCACGCTCGTCTTCGGGCGGCTCAGCGACCGGCTCCAACGCCGGAAGGTCTTCGTCTTCACCGCGAGCATCGTCATCGCCCTGGGCGTCGCCATCCCGCTGTTCGTGCCGACCGTCCCCGCCATGGTCGTGTACTCCCTCATCGTCGGGATCGGCTACGGCGCGTACTCCGCGGTGGATGTCGCCCTCATGGTCGACGTCCTGCCCTCGCAGGGCGACGCCGGCAAGGACCTCGGCGTCCTCAACGTCGCCACCAACATCCCCCAGGCGCTCACGCCCGTCGTGGCCGCGACGCTGCTGAGCCTCTCGGGCGGGAACTACGCCGCCATCTTCGGCTTCGCCGCCCTGATGGTGCTCCTGTCCTCGGTGCTGGTGTTCCCCATCCGCTCGGTCCGCTGA
- a CDS encoding carboxylesterase/lipase family protein, whose product MSSTRIDTLVRIETGLVRGLDRGDHAAFLGVPYAAPPVGELRFRAPAPVTGWDGVRDATAYGPTPQRRPFGDVTTIPEPSIPGDDTLSVNVFTPAAGEEDAALPVFVWVHGGGYFAGSAASPWYDGAAFARQGIVTVTLSYRLGFDGFGWIEDAPLNRGVRDQIAALEWVQRNIRAFGGDPARVTVAGQSAGGGSVLTLLTSPAARGLFRAVVSHSGAPGHLTEPVAAEIGRRFAADRGIPPTVAGWRSLGEDEILDHERRFNHAPGGLVPGRAPAEALSGIGADPLASGLGFAPLVDGEVVVAVADALARGEAADIPLLLGATRNEFAFPTPVTAPEIAEALRDAGVADADAAGFFAEIGRVGDRYAGSQLAVLSMFRAPAVHLARRRASSAGVRTWLYDFAYRSPLDGLSAHCYDLPFAWGLPDAEGVSRVLGEPPHPLVTRMHAEWAAFIRTAEASWAPVAEARAGALVFDAASAYASEAYRFEHAVLDALT is encoded by the coding sequence ATGTCATCCACACGCATCGACACCCTCGTCCGGATCGAGACCGGCCTCGTCCGCGGTCTCGACCGGGGCGACCACGCGGCCTTCCTCGGCGTGCCGTACGCGGCGCCGCCCGTCGGCGAGCTGCGGTTCCGCGCTCCCGCGCCCGTCACGGGCTGGGACGGCGTCCGCGACGCCACGGCGTACGGTCCCACCCCGCAGCGCCGGCCGTTCGGCGACGTCACGACGATCCCGGAGCCCTCGATCCCCGGCGACGACACGCTGAGCGTGAACGTCTTCACCCCCGCCGCAGGTGAGGAGGATGCGGCCCTGCCGGTCTTCGTGTGGGTCCACGGCGGGGGCTACTTCGCCGGCTCCGCCGCGAGCCCGTGGTACGACGGCGCCGCCTTCGCGCGGCAGGGGATCGTGACCGTGACCCTGTCGTACCGGCTCGGGTTCGACGGGTTCGGCTGGATCGAGGACGCCCCGCTCAACCGTGGTGTGCGCGACCAGATCGCCGCCCTCGAGTGGGTCCAGCGCAACATCCGCGCGTTCGGGGGCGATCCCGCTCGCGTGACGGTCGCGGGGCAGTCCGCAGGAGGGGGAAGCGTGCTGACACTGCTGACCTCGCCGGCGGCCCGCGGCCTCTTCCGCGCGGTCGTGTCGCACTCCGGCGCACCGGGGCACCTCACCGAGCCGGTCGCGGCGGAGATCGGTCGACGGTTCGCCGCGGACCGCGGCATCCCGCCCACGGTCGCGGGCTGGCGATCGCTCGGCGAGGACGAGATCCTCGACCACGAACGCCGCTTCAACCACGCCCCCGGCGGCCTCGTCCCCGGGCGTGCGCCCGCGGAGGCGCTCTCCGGGATCGGTGCCGACCCGCTCGCCTCCGGCCTGGGCTTCGCGCCCCTGGTCGACGGCGAGGTGGTCGTCGCGGTCGCGGACGCGCTGGCACGGGGGGAGGCGGCCGACATCCCGTTGCTGCTCGGGGCGACCCGCAACGAGTTCGCGTTCCCCACGCCGGTGACGGCCCCCGAGATCGCGGAAGCGCTCCGCGACGCCGGAGTGGCGGATGCGGATGCCGCCGGCTTCTTCGCCGAGATCGGGCGGGTGGGCGATCGGTACGCCGGCAGCCAGCTCGCCGTGCTCTCGATGTTCCGTGCTCCCGCCGTGCATCTCGCGCGTCGGCGCGCGTCGAGCGCGGGCGTGCGCACCTGGCTCTACGACTTCGCGTATCGCTCGCCCCTCGACGGCCTGTCGGCGCACTGCTACGACCTGCCGTTCGCCTGGGGGCTGCCCGACGCAGAGGGCGTCTCGCGCGTGCTCGGCGAGCCGCCGCATCCGCTCGTCACGCGGATGCACGCCGAGTGGGCGGCGTTCATCCGCACGGCGGAGGCGTCGTGGGCTCCGGTCGCCGAGGCGCGCGCCGGCGCGCTCGTGTTCGACGCGGCGTCGGCGTACGCGTCCGAGGCGTATCGGTTCGAGCACGCGGTCCTCGACGCGCTGACCTGA
- a CDS encoding nitronate monooxygenase family protein, giving the protein MTLLGCPVPIVLGPFGGMSSVALTAAVSEAGGLGSFGLYGYSPDRILETAAQLRAATDRPFALNLWMPADDEVPIDAVDLTGPLATVAPLYERLGLPVPSGRPALPDVDAQLDALLEARPAVASFVFGMPPAHVVDRFRAAGILLVGAATTVAEAVAVERAGADAVVASGFEAGGHRVSFLRPAERSLVGAFALVPQVVDAVRIPVIAAGGVADRRGVAAAFALGASGVQVGTAFLRTRQSAATASHRAALARVADDGTVLTRAATGRLARGIPNRLIETVEAGQIAPFPGQSWVVGALRQEANRRGEGDLQSLWSGQAASLARGDDADAVFAELSAGIPR; this is encoded by the coding sequence ATGACGCTGCTCGGCTGCCCGGTCCCGATCGTCCTCGGCCCTTTCGGGGGGATGTCCTCCGTCGCCCTCACCGCGGCGGTGAGCGAGGCGGGCGGGCTCGGCTCGTTCGGCCTCTACGGCTACTCGCCCGACCGCATCCTCGAGACGGCGGCGCAGCTGCGCGCCGCGACCGACCGCCCCTTCGCGCTGAACCTCTGGATGCCGGCCGACGACGAGGTGCCGATCGACGCGGTCGATCTCACCGGCCCCCTCGCCACCGTCGCGCCCCTGTACGAGCGGCTCGGCCTCCCGGTGCCGTCGGGACGGCCGGCGCTGCCCGACGTCGACGCACAGCTCGACGCGCTGCTCGAGGCCCGGCCGGCCGTCGCGAGCTTCGTGTTCGGGATGCCGCCGGCCCACGTCGTGGACCGCTTCCGCGCCGCGGGCATCCTTCTGGTGGGAGCCGCCACCACGGTCGCCGAGGCCGTCGCGGTCGAGCGCGCCGGCGCGGACGCGGTCGTGGCGAGCGGCTTCGAGGCGGGCGGGCACCGGGTGTCGTTCCTGCGACCCGCCGAGCGTTCGCTCGTGGGAGCCTTCGCGCTCGTGCCGCAGGTCGTGGACGCGGTCCGGATCCCGGTGATCGCCGCGGGCGGGGTCGCCGACCGGCGCGGGGTCGCCGCCGCCTTCGCGCTCGGGGCCTCGGGCGTCCAGGTCGGGACCGCGTTCCTGCGCACCCGCCAGTCGGCGGCGACCGCGTCGCACCGCGCCGCGCTCGCACGGGTCGCCGACGACGGGACCGTCCTCACGCGCGCCGCGACGGGGCGTCTGGCACGCGGCATCCCGAATCGGCTGATCGAGACGGTCGAGGCCGGCCAGATCGCCCCGTTCCCCGGTCAGAGCTGGGTCGTCGGCGCGCTGCGGCAGGAGGCGAACCGGCGGGGCGAGGGCGATCTCCAGTCCCTCTGGTCGGGTCAGGCCGCGTCGCTGGCGCGCGGCGACGACGCCGACGCGGTGTTCGCCGAGCTGTCCGCCGGCATCCCCCGCTGA
- a CDS encoding bifunctional aldolase/short-chain dehydrogenase, translated as MTESTPAALIARSNRLGSDPRNTNYAGGNTSAKGTAIDPVTGKPVELLWVKGSGGDLGTLTEQGLAVLRLDRVRALVEVYPGVDREDEMVAAFDYCLHGRGGAAPSIDTAMHGLVDAAHVDHLHPDAGIAIATAADGEALTDRIFGGKVVWVPWRRPGFQLGLDIAAVKEANPDAVGCILGGHGITAWGESSEAAETNSRWIIDTAQAYIDAHGQAEPFGGERPGFEALPATQRRAKAAALAPTIRGLASTDTPMVGHFTDSDVVLEFLASQKAPALAQLGTSCPDHFLRTKVKPMLLDVPADASVETSLARLRELHEAYRADYAAYYDTHADASSPAMRGADPLIVLVPGVGMFSYGANKQTARVAGEFYVNAINVMRGAEALSTYAPISDAEKFRIEYWALEEAKLQRLPKPKTHQGRVAFVTGAASGIGKAIATRLAAEGACVVVADLDLEKAQAVAAELGSADVAIGVAANVADAEGVQAAIDATVLAFGGIDLVVNNAGLSLSKPLLETTEKDWDLQHDVMAKGSFLVSKAAARALIDQGMGGDVVYISSKNSVFAGPDNIAYSATKADQAHQVRLLAVELGEHGVRVNGINPDGVVRGSGIFASGWGANRAATYGVDEEDLGQFYANRTILKREVVPENVADAVYVLTGPELSRTTGLHIPVDSGVAAAFLR; from the coding sequence ATGACCGAATCCACCCCTGCCGCGCTCATCGCCCGGAGCAACCGCCTGGGCTCCGACCCCCGCAACACCAACTACGCCGGAGGGAACACGTCGGCAAAGGGCACGGCGATCGACCCCGTGACCGGGAAGCCGGTCGAGCTGCTGTGGGTGAAGGGGTCGGGCGGAGACCTCGGAACCCTCACCGAGCAGGGGCTCGCGGTGCTGCGCCTGGACCGCGTGCGGGCGCTCGTCGAGGTCTACCCCGGCGTCGACCGGGAGGACGAGATGGTGGCCGCGTTCGACTACTGCCTGCACGGGAGGGGCGGGGCCGCACCCTCGATCGACACCGCGATGCACGGGCTCGTCGACGCGGCGCACGTCGACCACCTCCACCCCGATGCGGGGATCGCGATCGCGACCGCCGCCGACGGCGAGGCCCTGACCGATCGGATCTTCGGGGGGAAGGTCGTGTGGGTGCCGTGGCGGCGCCCCGGCTTCCAGCTGGGCCTGGACATCGCGGCGGTCAAGGAGGCGAATCCGGATGCTGTGGGCTGCATCCTGGGCGGGCACGGCATCACCGCGTGGGGCGAGTCGTCCGAGGCGGCGGAGACGAACTCGCGGTGGATCATCGACACGGCTCAGGCGTACATCGACGCCCACGGGCAGGCGGAGCCGTTCGGCGGCGAGCGGCCGGGGTTCGAGGCCCTGCCGGCGACGCAGCGCCGTGCGAAGGCGGCCGCTCTGGCCCCGACGATCCGCGGCCTCGCCTCGACCGACACACCGATGGTGGGGCACTTCACCGACTCCGACGTGGTGCTGGAGTTCCTCGCCTCGCAGAAGGCCCCCGCGCTCGCCCAGCTCGGCACGAGCTGTCCGGACCACTTCCTGCGCACGAAGGTCAAGCCGATGCTGCTCGACGTTCCCGCGGATGCCTCGGTCGAGACATCCCTCGCGCGGCTTCGCGAGCTGCACGAGGCCTACCGGGCGGACTACGCCGCCTACTACGACACGCACGCCGACGCCTCGTCGCCGGCGATGCGCGGCGCCGACCCGCTGATCGTCCTGGTGCCCGGGGTGGGCATGTTCTCCTACGGCGCGAACAAGCAGACCGCCCGCGTCGCAGGCGAGTTCTACGTCAACGCCATCAACGTCATGCGCGGCGCCGAGGCCCTGTCGACGTACGCACCGATCTCGGATGCGGAGAAGTTCCGCATCGAGTACTGGGCGCTCGAAGAGGCCAAGCTCCAGCGCCTGCCGAAGCCGAAGACGCACCAGGGCCGCGTCGCCTTCGTGACCGGGGCCGCGTCCGGGATCGGCAAAGCGATCGCGACCCGGCTCGCGGCCGAGGGCGCGTGCGTCGTGGTCGCCGACCTCGATCTCGAGAAGGCGCAGGCCGTGGCCGCAGAGCTCGGCTCGGCCGACGTCGCGATCGGGGTCGCGGCGAACGTGGCGGATGCCGAGGGCGTGCAGGCCGCGATCGACGCCACCGTGCTCGCCTTCGGCGGCATCGACCTCGTCGTCAACAACGCCGGGCTCTCCCTCTCCAAGCCCCTGCTGGAGACGACCGAGAAGGACTGGGATCTGCAGCACGACGTGATGGCGAAGGGCTCGTTCCTCGTGTCGAAGGCCGCCGCCAGGGCTCTCATCGACCAGGGCATGGGCGGAGACGTCGTCTACATCTCGTCGAAGAACTCCGTCTTCGCAGGCCCCGACAACATCGCATACTCGGCGACCAAGGCCGACCAGGCGCACCAGGTGCGTCTGCTGGCCGTGGAGCTCGGCGAGCACGGCGTGCGCGTGAACGGCATCAATCCCGACGGCGTCGTGCGCGGCTCCGGCATCTTCGCCTCGGGCTGGGGCGCGAACCGCGCCGCGACCTACGGCGTCGACGAGGAGGACCTCGGCCAGTTCTACGCCAACCGCACGATCCTCAAGCGCGAGGTCGTGCCGGAGAACGTCGCCGACGCCGTCTACGTGCTCACCGGCCCCGAGCTCAGCCGCACGACCGGGCTCCACATCCCCGTCGACTCCGGCGTCGCCGCCGCGTTCCTCCGATGA
- a CDS encoding TetR/AcrR family transcriptional regulator, which yields MAQGAEADDASRVDPRVVRTRTALQDALLALALARPLEEITVSDIVECAGVNRSSFYQHYADKDRLLSDALSRDLDEVAARVAERTGPPEFVAGVPAELVVYLEHIAANVELFRRVLGPHATSAGAESLRDRIVEVVGTAIAPTLPIAFEGVPREVVAAGIAGSVLAVVGEWLRHDPLEPVPAVAHWVWSVLTGLGVMRLRVESALTPEE from the coding sequence ATGGCTCAGGGGGCGGAGGCGGACGACGCGTCGAGGGTCGACCCTCGCGTCGTGCGGACGCGCACGGCTCTGCAGGACGCGCTCCTCGCACTCGCGCTCGCCCGGCCGCTCGAGGAGATCACGGTGAGCGACATCGTCGAGTGCGCCGGCGTGAACCGATCGAGCTTCTACCAGCACTACGCCGACAAGGACCGGCTGCTCTCCGACGCCCTGAGCCGTGATCTGGACGAGGTGGCGGCGCGTGTCGCGGAGCGGACGGGGCCGCCCGAGTTCGTGGCAGGCGTGCCCGCGGAGCTCGTCGTGTACCTCGAGCACATCGCCGCCAACGTCGAGCTGTTCCGGCGGGTGCTGGGGCCGCATGCGACCTCGGCGGGGGCGGAGAGCCTCCGTGACCGGATCGTCGAGGTCGTCGGCACGGCGATCGCGCCGACCCTGCCGATCGCCTTCGAGGGAGTGCCCCGTGAGGTTGTCGCGGCGGGGATCGCGGGCAGCGTCCTGGCGGTCGTGGGGGAGTGGCTGCGCCACGATCCGCTCGAGCCCGTCCCCGCGGTCGCGCACTGGGTGTGGTCGGTGCTGACCGGGCTCGGGGTCATGAGGCTGCGCGTCGAATCGGCGCTCACACCGGAGGAGTGA
- a CDS encoding rhamnulokinase family protein produces MSTGTVAAVDLGATSGRVILGHVGADTLETTHVARFANEPVATSDGLHWNLLGLYAAATAGLREAFRAEPGIRSVGVDSWAVDYALLRGGRVLGEPFHYRDARTSAGVARTHERMTHAELFARNGLQFLPFTTLYQLAAEPAELLELADHLLLIPDLIGFWLTGVARTELTNASTTGMLRAGGREWDDEIVSALGLNRDVLTPLIAPGDPLGALRAEIAESLGAPAGTPVVAVGSHDTASAVAAVPMRAGAAAYISCGTWGLVGVEVEHPVLTPEAQAANVTNEGGVDGRTRLLHNVMGLWILSETLRGWERESSPAPDLSSLLSEAAAVPATSVPVFDVNDARFLPPGDMVGRIDLWCAEHDLARPRGRAAYVRAIVESLAQAFADAVRLTARVGRVDVRTIHIVGGGALNELLCQRTADRAGLPVVAGPVEATALGNVLVQGRAAGLVTGSLESLRDLVARTQRLRRHEPASR; encoded by the coding sequence GTGAGCACGGGCACGGTCGCGGCGGTCGACCTGGGCGCGACGAGCGGGCGCGTGATCCTCGGGCACGTGGGCGCGGACACGCTCGAGACGACCCACGTGGCGCGGTTCGCGAACGAGCCGGTCGCGACATCCGACGGCCTCCACTGGAACCTGCTCGGACTCTACGCGGCAGCCACCGCCGGGCTGCGCGAGGCCTTCCGCGCCGAGCCCGGGATCCGCAGCGTCGGGGTCGACAGCTGGGCCGTCGACTACGCGCTGCTGCGCGGAGGGCGCGTGCTGGGCGAACCCTTCCACTACCGCGACGCGCGGACGTCCGCGGGCGTCGCACGCACGCACGAGCGGATGACGCACGCCGAGCTGTTCGCCCGCAACGGCCTGCAGTTCCTGCCCTTCACGACGCTCTACCAGCTCGCGGCCGAGCCGGCGGAGCTCCTCGAGCTCGCGGACCACCTGCTTCTGATCCCCGACCTGATCGGCTTCTGGCTCACCGGCGTCGCACGCACGGAGCTCACGAACGCCTCGACGACGGGGATGCTGCGCGCCGGGGGGCGGGAGTGGGACGACGAGATCGTGTCGGCGCTGGGACTGAACCGCGACGTGCTGACGCCTCTCATCGCGCCCGGCGATCCGCTCGGAGCGCTGCGCGCCGAGATCGCGGAGTCCCTCGGAGCGCCCGCCGGGACGCCGGTCGTCGCCGTCGGCTCGCACGACACGGCGTCGGCGGTCGCGGCCGTGCCGATGCGCGCCGGAGCCGCGGCCTACATCTCCTGCGGCACGTGGGGTCTGGTCGGCGTCGAGGTCGAGCACCCCGTCCTCACCCCCGAGGCGCAGGCCGCGAACGTGACGAACGAGGGCGGGGTCGACGGGCGGACCCGCCTCCTCCACAACGTCATGGGGCTGTGGATCCTCAGCGAGACGCTGCGCGGCTGGGAGCGCGAGTCGTCGCCCGCGCCCGATCTCTCCTCGCTGCTGTCCGAGGCGGCCGCTGTGCCGGCGACCTCCGTGCCCGTGTTCGACGTGAACGATGCACGGTTCCTGCCACCGGGCGACATGGTCGGGCGGATCGACCTCTGGTGCGCCGAGCACGATCTGGCGCGCCCGCGCGGTCGTGCCGCCTACGTCCGCGCGATCGTGGAGTCGCTCGCACAGGCCTTCGCGGACGCGGTGCGCCTGACGGCGCGTGTCGGACGCGTCGACGTGCGGACGATCCACATCGTCGGCGGGGGCGCGCTCAACGAGCTGCTGTGCCAGCGCACGGCGGATCGCGCCGGGCTGCCCGTCGTCGCCGGCCCCGTCGAGGCGACCGCGCTCGGCAACGTGCTCGTGCAGGGGCGCGCCGCGGGCCTCGTGACGGGCTCGCTGGAGTCGCTGCGAGACCTCGTCGCCCGCACGCAGCGGCTCCGCCGCCACGAGCCCGCGAGCCGCTAG
- a CDS encoding ROK family protein has protein sequence MRASPGEGRSVADVRSHNVGLVLTRVDRAGAIARTGLAAATGLAPGAITLLVGELMDAGMLREIDDPVRESGPGRPRRALAVAGERIGVVGVRFVLDEVFVSAVDLAGRDLVRERAALHTPPGDPEAVADQLAAVVARVRRVLDEAGVTPVRLVVVAPAPVLQPGEIIPVAIDLGWRDVDLAALLRERIPPLPLGLRVMNDANAAAYAEFAELEAASSGEKTPVTDVVYLKSDTGIGGGAVSGGQLLTGVNGVAFEPGHVIVLPDGVPCPCGRRGCLVTVAGPDVVVERAGLGAFRSAHGLPAALAELVRRERAGDVAAVAAVSDALRWIEIVLANCVAILQPQVVVVGGYLSGYADRLRSTPVDPDAAPGIPSAPVRGAVHGDDAEVDGAVLRERRDLLSHPWRVRDALREGEAASI, from the coding sequence ATGCGCGCATCACCGGGCGAAGGGCGATCGGTGGCCGATGTCCGCTCGCACAACGTGGGGCTCGTCCTCACGCGCGTCGATCGCGCCGGCGCGATCGCCCGCACGGGCCTCGCCGCCGCGACCGGCCTCGCGCCGGGCGCCATCACGCTCCTCGTCGGGGAGCTGATGGATGCCGGGATGCTGCGGGAGATCGACGATCCGGTCCGGGAGTCCGGCCCCGGGCGTCCGCGCCGGGCGCTCGCGGTCGCGGGCGAGCGGATCGGCGTCGTCGGCGTGCGCTTCGTGCTCGACGAGGTGTTCGTCTCCGCGGTCGACCTCGCAGGACGAGACCTCGTGCGGGAACGGGCGGCGCTTCACACCCCGCCGGGCGACCCCGAGGCGGTCGCGGACCAGCTCGCCGCGGTCGTCGCCCGCGTGCGCCGCGTGCTCGACGAGGCGGGTGTGACGCCGGTGCGTCTCGTGGTCGTCGCCCCGGCCCCCGTGCTGCAGCCGGGAGAGATCATCCCCGTGGCGATCGACCTCGGGTGGCGGGACGTGGATCTCGCGGCGCTCCTGCGCGAGCGCATCCCGCCGCTGCCGCTCGGGCTGCGAGTCATGAACGACGCGAACGCCGCCGCCTATGCCGAGTTCGCCGAGCTCGAGGCCGCGTCCTCGGGGGAGAAGACGCCGGTGACGGATGTCGTCTACCTCAAGTCGGACACCGGCATCGGCGGAGGCGCGGTCTCCGGCGGGCAGCTGCTCACGGGCGTCAACGGCGTGGCGTTCGAGCCGGGTCACGTCATCGTCCTCCCCGACGGCGTGCCGTGCCCGTGCGGCCGACGGGGCTGTCTGGTCACGGTCGCCGGCCCGGACGTCGTCGTCGAGCGTGCCGGGCTCGGCGCGTTCCGCTCCGCGCACGGGCTGCCGGCCGCGCTGGCCGAGCTCGTCCGCCGCGAGCGGGCGGGGGATGTGGCGGCCGTCGCCGCGGTGTCGGACGCGCTGCGGTGGATCGAGATCGTGCTGGCGAACTGCGTCGCGATCCTGCAGCCGCAGGTCGTGGTGGTGGGCGGGTATCTGTCGGGTTACGCCGACCGGCTGCGGAGCACGCCGGTGGATCCGGACGCGGCGCCGGGCATTCCGTCGGCGCCCGTGCGCGGTGCGGTCCACGGCGACGACGCAGAGGTCGACGGCGCCGTGCTCCGCGAGCGGCGAGACCTGCTGTCCCATCCCTGGCGGGTCCGCGACGCGCTGCGCGAGGGGGAGGCCGCATCCATTTAA